The Anaeromyxobacter sp. Fw109-5 genomic interval AAGGGATGGCACCTGAGGAGCCGACGCGCGGCGAGCGCCGACCCCTTGAGCGCGCCGTGGCGCTCGAGGGCCGTCGCCGCGTACGCGGAGCAGCTCGGGTAGAAGCGACAGGCGGGCGGGAGCAGCGGCGAGACGAGCCGCTGGTAGACGCGCACGAGGAACACGAGGGCTCGCCGGATCACGCGCGCTCCCCGCGCTCGAGGCGCGCCCGCGCCGCCTCCAGCGCGCGGCGCACCTCGGCCCTGCCCGCGGCGAGCAC includes:
- the yidD gene encoding membrane protein insertion efficiency factor YidD, producing MIRRALVFLVRVYQRLVSPLLPPACRFYPSCSAYAATALERHGALKGSALAARRLLRCHPFHPGGIDPVPESER